The genomic interval ATAAGTCTTACATTTATTAAGATGTTATTGGTCAGTGTAAAAAATGTAAAGATTCCCGACCCGCCTTGAGTTTTAAAGAGTCCGGTAATATTACCGGACTCTTTAAAAAACCTCGGCGATCCTTTTTCACAATCTTTGCTTTTCCACCGAAAAGGCTCCACTCCAATGATGCTTTGCATGACAGCAACAACTCCACCATAAAGCtctcaaatttgaaatcatGAAATTATCCTTACCTAATTCAAGATATTTAACTTTGTAATTCTCATGAGATTTGACTTGTCTAATCgcaatataatttaataaataggAACCTATAATTGGTATTCTTTTCATCTAGAATCTTCAAAGTTTATCTGATCTCATTCTCATTATTCTCCTTTTCATTTCAatgtctattatattttaaattctatCCAAATGATGATTACAAAGACCACTTAAGATAAGATTTGGATATAGAAAATTATCCTAAATTTAGaggtttttaaaataaataaatttaaaaaaaaaagccttctCAAATGATAAAAAGATCATGTTAGAGCCACCGACAGTAACTCCCAAGGATTCATACCGAGAAGttcaatacactttttttttaacttttcaataatttttaaatccctttaaatattttttttttaaaaaaaaaattcacaaactcatttaaaaatatttttttaacaattaagtGAAATCGATAACTTTTGTAGGTGGATGCAGCATTTTCTCAAGAGTAAAAACTCCCAAATAATTTGCCACTACACTCGGAACTCGGAAGGTAAGAAACAAGCCAAAagtcctaaaaaaaataaaaaaataaaaactaacattGAAAAATGTATTATGCTTTCCAACGAAAGCTTACACCATCTCCCCACCCAAGTCTCCATCCTTTAAAATCAAATTGCATGTTTTGGACCACAGATTTGAGGTAGATTATGTCGTCTTTGATATAAAATCAACAAGCTAGCTCAACAAGAACTGGACCAGAGGTAGCTTTAGAAACTATATCGTCTCAAAGCTTTGAAAGTGCTACTTCATGTAGTTGAAGTGCTTCCCGGAGCTGTCGTGGCACAGATTTAAAACCTTATAAGCAAGTTGCTGGAGTTGAAGAGAACTAACCTCGTTTGGTTTGATTATGCAATTCAAGTGAGATAGAGTTGAAGAGAACTTACATTGTTTTGTTACACAgttcagataagatgagatgagatgagatgttttgttgaaagttgaataaaatatttttgtaatattatttttgttttggaatttaaaaaaaaaaattaaattgtttattatattttatatgaaaatttgagaacgttataatgattatatgaaatgaaatgagataaaatcaaCCCTTAAGTGGGGTGGAATTTCCACTAGATCGAGCATATGAGTTAACATCTAACCAAGGATCTTAATTCCCCTCAAACCAAACCATGCAGCCATGTTATTCGCCTTAGATCAGTATCTCCAAATTTAACTTGTAGTAGAGTCACAAGTCCACAACAGACAACAATAAACCACGCAAATGAATGCATGAGGTAAATTGTAACGACCGAAAGAAAAGTCCAAAGCCATATTTAGGCTTAATACTCTAAAAAGATTAGTCATTAGTCAAAGattatattttgagttgagttCCTCGAAATTGTTATCAAGCAGGCCGATTCCACGAGTCACCCAAAAATTAAGGTATCAATATGGGACGATATTTAATGCACTTTTATCATATCCAAAAAGAACATTTGCCCATAACACAAAAGAAATATCGATTTCAGCTTGAAAACTAACCCATTTTGATATTATGATTGTGTTTGTTGATCTGATAAAGAAGCAGCCCAATTACGTTTAGTTCCACTAAACACTATTAAGACAGAAACTTCAAACTCATGCACAGCCAAAGCAACGGCTTCAGGAAAAATCAGAAATCATGGACACGCCAACACTTCCCTCATGCCTGCAGCAGAGCACAGCAGCACTACACATTTCTGCAGAGTACAGCAGCAGCACTACACCATCCGTAGCTCTCTCATACTTGCGGCAGGACAGCACAGCAGCAGCACTACACAAATGACTGCAGTACCGCGTGTCTCATCTCCAGAATATTCCCTCACAACAGATTGTATCACTCTCCACCGTTAGATCAGGATTTTTTCTTACATCTTACATTGAGAAATCTGTATAAATATTGTCATTGGATAAATGTACAGTGTAATGAAAAGAAGGGAGAAATACGAGTGAAATATTTTTCCTCTACTCTCTGACAGTCTCTCAAGCACCTCACATGCCTTAGTTATTTCCTTCTCTTCAACACTCTGTTTTCCTTTTAAACACCACCTCCTCCAGAACTGGAAAGGGCTCAATTGCCTGCTATAATTACAGTATGGCTAACTGCTAAGACACGAAACAATTGCccatacaataataataataataacaacaacaacaacaaaaaagatcCCAGTTTGAGttagatataatatttaaacaatttacAATATAACTGAGAATCCTAGCCACTACAGTATAGACAAATTACAGAGAGCCCCTATATTGATTCCAAGTGCAGAATGCCCCCCAAAAAACGGCAGGGACTTCTAAGGAGAAGGGGTCTCAATCTACTTCTCAACTGGAATATCCCAAATGCAAGTTGGGAAAGTTTcctttttaacatcttttgaGAACAACTCTACAAAAGAGGGGaaataaaaggaagaaattATTCAGCCTCTCTCAGGCGAACCATGGCCATGAGGCTCACAATTGTTGCACAAACCACCGCGACAAGGCCTCTTTCTTTGAGCAAAATCCTGAACAAATGCATTGCAACATCAGCAGTGATCTTCCTTCCATGTTGAGCCAGCACCCGGCGACGCTTTCCTGCAAAGGACAGCAGCACCAGCACTGTGATCCATGTCACCATGGTGGCCCGAGCGGCGACTATCACCAATGTCACCATCAAAACCAGTCCCACAGAAGGTAGCATCCACACGCTGAGGGCAGAACATGAACATCCTGTAGTAATCCAGTCAGTGTAAGATAAGAGAAAGCACAAAGTTACAAGGGGAGAAAACAACAatattgattttgttgttgttgttgttgttctgGTTCTAGGCAGGTTCATGTTTGTCAGAGAGAATGTGATCGATCTGATGAGGAGAGgataaggaggaagaagaagaagaagctgctTTTGTGGGTGTTTATTGGGTTTTCTAATGGTTGGTGGTGTgttctctttttattatttggtagATCAAAGTTGGATGCTTGATTTGAGGATTGGGAAACTGGAAAGGAATTAGCAGCCATGTGCTGCACATGGGTAGGTTGGCCAAGAGGGGCATCTACTCAATAATTTAAGTGCTGTGAAAAGTGGGAATATTCcgaaaattttcttgaattggATGATTTTCAATGCCCCGATAAATCGTTTCATTCCGTAAATCGAGTTGATTCGATGATTTGATAAAAATTGTGACCTGACAGTTTCAATGATTTTGTATACAGGGCATCCTTTGACCGACCTTTTAGCCAACAgaagaaaaaacacaaatacatgcacaataatataaaataaaataaaaatacagctTAAGGGTGGCATGGTCTTGCACATAGCTCCATTATTATAGCATGATCTTACCTAAAACACGGAGTTAAGAAATTTGCTGATTAAGTACTGAAAACTGAAAGAAGACTGGTGCCAAAATTTGATACTCCATATTGTAGTGAATGTACAATTACAAGTAATCAACACTGTcatcaaaaagaaaaggcagAGATCGTGGCCACGACTACTAGATTTTCTACAAAACTTATATTCCCATACAACTGAAACTGGAAAATGAACAAAATCGTGTAGATACTCGACATCCTCAAGTGTGACTGGATGTCTGTATGCAGTATCAAAGAGAAAGTACGAAGAGTGCAGAAGATCAAAGCCGACCCTAA from Juglans regia cultivar Chandler chromosome 2, Walnut 2.0, whole genome shotgun sequence carries:
- the LOC118347639 gene encoding uncharacterized protein LOC118347639, producing MNLPRTRTTTTTTKSILLFSPLVTLCFLLSYTDWITTGCSCSALSVWMLPSVGLVLMVTLVIVAARATMVTWITVLVLLSFAGKRRRVLAQHGRKITADVAMHLFRILLKERGLVAVVCATIVSLMAMVRLREAE